tggctttcttcttgccactcttccataaaggccagatttgagaaatatacgactgattgttgtcctatggacagagtctcccacctcagctgtagatctctgcagttcatacagagtgatcatgggcctcttggctgcatctctgatcagtcttctccttgtatgagctgaaagtttagagggacggccaggtcttggtagatttgcagtggtctgatactccttccatttcaatattatcgcttgcacagtgctccttgggatgtttaaagcttgggaaatctttttgtatccaaatccggctttaaacttcttcacaacagtatctcggacctgcctggtgtgttccttgttcttcatgatgctctcttttaacggacctctgagactatcacagtgcaggtgcatttatacggagacttgattacacacaggtggattgtatttatcatcattagtcatttaggtcaacattggatcattcagagatcctcactgaacttctggagagagtttgctgcactgaaagtaaaggggctgaataattttgcacgcccaatttttcagtttttgatttgttaaaaaaagtttgaaatatccaataaatgtcgttccacttcatgattgtgtcccacttgttgttgattcttcacaaaaaaatacagttttatatctttatgtttgaagcccgaaatgtggcaaaaggtcgcaaagttcaagggggccgaatactttcgcaaggcactgtatgtacacagAGTCAATAATGCTTGCAATTATTATGAAGTCAGTCAATCTGTCAGGCTGTCAGTCAGTCTGCATCTTACATTGCAGCAGAGGACTGCAAGGTTGAGGAATGGTGTTGGACAGTCACCAACCAGGTTCTCAAAGGCATCCACATCTAGTCCAAAGTCCTGCACAGaggatcatcatcatcatcatcttttaATGTAGCCGACTAGCTGTCAATCAGTTTGTCTGACTAGGTTAAAATAAtatacatgttgtagttctccaTCATATCAACTAGATGGAGACATACACTGTGACAGAGTTATCCTCATTAaggtggaactgacagcattttagcaacatgaaatctcaTTCAAATCTGTTCCTACAGTATAGTCCCCCCAGGAAAAATGGCATCTTTTTTTAGAAGATTTCTGACAAGCGAGCACTTAGACATTGTCATTTTCACATTGTCATACATTCTTAGAATATTTGGGAATTACATACTGAATACtaagtaaaaataaatatgaaatggAAAAGCAGCCTtgtgtttggacaattaataggccctaattaaatcggccattccgattaaatcggttgacctctagtcgTTACAGTAGTGaaaacactgtcagttccactttaaacctCACATGTAGCTGGAACTGCtgccctgtactgcagtgattAAATATCCAAGTCTTCCACTGCAGTTACATGTGATAATGTGCAATAAGGACAGGGAGGGCACTTATTTTCAGGGTCAAAGTGGAAAAAAAGTGGTGTAGAAAGGGTTTGGATTAAGGGTTTGGATTAAGGGTTTACACGGTCAGTTTGTTGTGTGATAGTATGAAACCATTGATTTAGGGTTGTGCGATCAGGGAAAAAGGAAAAGCATTGGTTAACTGTGTGCCTGTCATAAActgtggggttgtgtgtgtgtgtgtgtgtgtgtgtgtgtgtacctcagtGCGAGGTAGGAAGTCCGGATCAGCCTCTATCCGGGCGATGATCTCACACAGGATGATTCCATAGGCAAACACATCCACCTAGGGGTCAGAGTCGGCCAATCACATCTAATCAACAACATCTCACTTGAAATATCCACAATAATACACCTTGGAAGAGTCTGGTCATTTGATAGAAGAAACATACATATTAGCAGGACCCACTAGACACAACCAGAAAAACACAGCAGGAACATGGAACAGTTGTCCTTCCAGATTGTTTTATAGCAGAGTACTGTTGCATTATATTACTGTGTTTGCTTCGTCTAATGATGCACCCGGACCAGTGAGATAACAGCCAGGAAACAGTTGACTACTGTCAAAGATTTGTATAACTTAACTGAGATAaaccacagcctgtcgtttccaatggaaACAAATGagccatagtgggcagaacaagcaaggaggtgggcagagccaagcagaGATCCCATTGGCTCATTCTACCATGCATTTGTATATGTTCATTAGGTAACGCCTACTCTGTAGTgcacgtgtgcaataactcaattcgcctttgcactccttctaaacaataCAACTCTGGCAAagtgtaaagtctacaaaactttaTCCACTCTTTTCGTAACAAATTGTAGTTGTGGGAACAGAaaagtattgagatcaaatgtttcatcgatgagtaaattagcagaatgtcggccaaaatccatcttctcccactgccgttCTCTGGGCTTCCTGTCATCACCATATTTGTTAGTGAGTGGAAAcaccaaccggatgcttcacatttatacatccggtgaaatatctgtctcattgttctatctgtgcttCTGTTAGTACCTTTTCATCATAGAGCTCTCCTCTCAGCACCTCCGGGGCCATCCAGTAGGGGGAGCCCACCACGGCCAGAGGCTGCTGATCAACCCCgtcactggaggagaggaaaatAATACATTCATATAGAACACATTTATGCAAAAACAGAATAGAAGATATAATGCATTTAACTAACTCATCTAGACTGTAGGCTATATGTGCAGTCATGGTGGGAATATGGGGAGACAGTCATATAGTCCTCCTGTAATCTAGAGGAACGTTCTCATAGCACTAACCTGCAGTCTGGAATCTTCTCACagcactaacctgtagtctggaATCTTCTCACagcactaacctgtagtctggaATCTTCTCACAGCACTAACCTGCAGTCTAGAATATTCTCACagcactaacctgtagtctggaATCTTCTCACagcactaacctgtagtctggaATCTTCTCACagcactaacctgtagtctggaATCTTCTCACagcactaacctgtagtctggaATCTTCTCACagcactaacctgtagtctggaATCTTCTCACagcactaacctgtagtctggaATCTTCTCACagcactaacctgtagtctggaATCTTCTCACagcactaacctgtagtctggaATCTTCTCACagcactaacctgtagtctggaATCTTCTCACagcactaacctgtagtctggaATCTTCTCACAGCACTAACCTATAGTCTGGAATCTTCTCACAGCACTAACATGTAGTCTGGAATCTTCTCACagcactaacctgtagtctggaATCTTCTCACagcactaacctgtagtctggaATCTTCTCACagcactaacctgtagtctggaATCTTCTCACAGCACTAACCTGTAATCTGGAATCTTTTCACagcactaacctgtagtctggaATCTTCTCTGCCAGACCAAAGTCTCCCACTACTGCAGTGAACACACCATTCTCACAGCGTACCAGACAGTTctataagagagagaggggagagagagagaagagagaaagagagaagaaagagagagagagagagagagaagaaagagagagagagagagaagagagagacagagagagcatatgagtgtgtgtgagattaAATTAACAATTAATGCAAGATGAAGTGAAGGGAAGAGttattgtgtgtctgtctggtccCCTATATGCTCCTATCTCCTACCTTGGAGGTGAGGTCTCTGTGGAAGATGCCCTtgctgtggaggtactgcaggccaCAGGCGATGTCCTGAGACAGACACATCCTCACCGACCACGACAGATACCTGTCACTGTCCAGCAGCTGCTCCAGGTTACCCCCGTTGATGTACTGTAGGTAACCATGACAACATCACACACAGTTAATGAGATTGAGTCCATTCCAGACACACAGATTCTGTGCATGCCTACACATATTACATGATCATTAACCCTACACTAAATTGATGTGGTTCCTGAGACGTTAAACATTTCCATAGGCATTGTAAGGATGTAATATTCTGTAGAGACCTTAGCCTGTTCTTTGCAGGCCTGTGTAAAATTTAATTTAAATGGAATGCAACCCTCATCTTCATTACTTTTTATGGCCCGTGTATACAGCCTATTCTGTTACCATGGACACTATTGTCTCTGGAAGATAAAATGCAAGGACTCCCTCCAGAGAGACAGAATCCGGATGAGTTTACCTCAGTTAGAGCATGGAGCTGGCCCTCCTGTACACACACTCCCAGGAAcctgagcagagagggagagcattCAAAACACACCGAAAACATCCAGAATACATCATCTACACAGCTAAAAACAACTATGTGATTTCAAACCTAGTTGACAAGAGGTATCAATGATTCCAATAATGTCTTACATTTgaagagagtttgtgtgtgtctgtcctctgttctgataATGGTTTTGCACCATTTTACAGGCTAGTTTTCTGCCCGTCCGTCTTTCCAGATGACATGTTGTTTTTAATTGACAGCAGTTGTGTCTTTTCCCTTGGGTGGTGCTGCTGAGAGTTGACGCAAGTTCTACCCACAGCAAAGGTAGGCTACTACCACAAAGATTATAAGAACCCCTTCCATCTGTGACAACAACACAGTGCTACTACTAAATGGTCTGAGCGAGGGTGACAGGGCAGCTGTGCAATGTGCACTGCACATAGCCAAGCGTGTACATTgtgcatgcagtgtgtgtgtgtgtgtgtgtgtgtgtgtgtgtgtgtagctctaGACATACCCAAGTATATTGGGGTGGCAGAGCCGGTTCATAAGCTGGACCTCCCTGAGCATGTTGGCCTTGTTGCTGGCCAGAGTGTTCATCTTTAGGGCCATCACCTGGCCTGTGATCCTGTGCTGCAcctgcagggggagacagagagcagcaCTGCTTCAGACAACCATAGAGATTATTattaaaatacaaatatttaacctttatttaactagatcaGTCAGTTaagaattgtattttatttacaatGGCTCCTCTCTCTCAGATGGTGAGACAGAGGACTGGGTGGTATTCACTAGAGACAACCATAGagatgaggtgagagagaggactgggtggTATTCACTAGAGACTACCATAGagatgaggtgagagagaggactgggtggTATTCACTAGAGACAACCATAGATATGGGGTGAGAGAGGACTGGGTGGTATTCACTAGAGACAACcatagagatggtgagagagaggactgggtggtattcactagagacaaccatagagatgaggtgagagagaggactgggtggtattcactagagacaaccatagagatgaggtgagagagaggactgggtggtattcactagagacaaccatagatatggtgagagagaggactgggtggtattcactagagacaaccatagagatggtgagagagaggactgggtggTATTCACTAGAGACAACCATAGTTTCACTAGAAACTAAATGGCAGAAAGTGGaccgaaacagggagggactaacttGAACCTGTCATTGTGAACAGTGACGAGTAGAAAAGTTGtgtacaacagtagttatataggatgagtcttgactagaatacagtatataaaggGAGTAAAACAGTATGgaaacattactaaagtgaccaATGTAAAGTGACCAGTGCCGTTtgtaaggtgcagggtagagtaccgggtggtagccggctagtaacagtgactaaagttcagggcagggtactgggcagagACCGGCTAGTGGAGAtgatttaacagtctgatggcctcagTCTCTTggtcttggtcccagctttgaagcacctgtactgtctccacctTCTAGATGGAAGCGGGATGAACAGGATGTGGCTCAGGTCCTTGATGATGttcatggccttcctgtgacaccggtgctgtaggtgtcctggagggcaggcagtgtgtcttcttcaccacgctgtctatgTGAAGGGAATTTTTTTTATgtctttaaaaataaatacaaataattgtaattgttttttacatttttcctttaattttttaaaaattttgtggtatccaaatTGGTAGTTAGTCGTGtgccattgctgcaactcccgtacggactcaggggaggcgaaggtcgagagccgtgtgtcctctAAATCACAAcccagccacactgcttcttgacacaacgcttGCTTATCCTGGAggccagccgcactgcttcttgacacaacgctcgcttaacctggaggccagccacactgcttcttgacacaacgctcGCTTAACCTGGAGGCCAGCCGCACTGGTTCTGGACACAACGCTCGCTTATCCTGGAggccagccgcactgcttcttgacacaacgctcGCTTAACCTGGAGGCCAGCCGCACTGGTTCTGGACACAACGCTCGCGTATCCTGGAggccagccgcactgcttcttgacacaacgctcGCTTATCCTGGAggccagccgcactgcttcttgacacaacgctcgcttaacctggaggccagccgcactgcttcttgacacaacgctcGCTTATCCTGGAggccagccgcactgcttcttgacacaacgctcGCTTATCCTGGAggccagccgcactgcttcttgacacaacgctcGCTTATCCTGGAggccagccgcactgcttcttgacacaacgctcgcttaacctggaggccagccgcactgcttcttgacacaacactCGCTTATCCTGGAggccagccgcactgcttcttgacacaactcTCGCTTAACCTGGAggccagccgcactgcttcttgacacaacgctcgcttaacctggaggccagccacactgcttcttgacacaacgctcgcttaacctggaggccagccgcactgcttcttgacacaacgctcGCTTATCCTGGAggccagccgcactgcttcttgacacaacgctcGCTTATCCTGGAggccagccgcactgcttcttgacacaacgctcGCTTAACCTGGAGGCCAGCCGCACTGGTTCTGGACACAACGCTCGCTTATCCTGgaggccagccgcaccaatgtgtcggaggaaacactgtacacttgacgaccgtgtcagcgtgcattgcgcccagCAAGCCACACAAATCGCTAGTACGCGATGGggcaagaacatccctgccggccaaaccttccCATTCCccttgcatggccacgcagtcataggtgaacagagCGTATAGAAGGGGGCTGACCAAACACCCCTGTGTGGccaccgtgttgaggatcagcgtggcagaggtgttgtAGCCCATCTATATCACTTGGGGTCGGCCTGTCAAGAAGACCAGGACTCAGTTGCACCGGGAGGGGCTGAGACCAAGGGCTCtcaacttagtgatgagcttggagggtactatggtattcttccatacagttgaagtcagaagtttacatacaccttagccaaatacatttaaactcagtttttcacaattcctgacatttaatcctggtaaacattccctgtcttaggtcagttaggatcaccactttattttaagaatgtgaaatgtcagaataatagtagagagaatgatttatttcagcttttatatctttcatcacattccctgtgggtcagaagattacatacactcaattagtatttgttatcattgcttttaaattgtttaacttaggtcaaacgtttcaggtagccttccacaaccttaccacaataagttgggtaaaaattggcccattcctcctgacagagctggtgtaactgagtcaggcttataggcctccttgcttgcacacactttcagttctgaccatacattttctataggattgaggtcagggctttgtgatgagcacttggaagacccaattacgaccaagctttaccttcctaactgatgtattgagatgttgcttcaatataaccacataattttctttccttgtaatgccatctattttgtgaagtgcaccagtccctcctgcagcaaagcacccccacaacatgatgctgccacccctgtgcttcatggttgggatggtgttcttcagcttgcaagcctaccccgtttttcctccaaacataacgatggtcattatgggcaaacagttctatttttgtttcatcagaccagaggacatttctccaaaaagtacgatctttgtccccatgtgcagtttcaaactgtagtctggcttttttatggcggtttgtagcagtggcttcttccttgctgagaaacctttcaggttatattgatataggactcgttttactgtggatatagatacttttgtacctgtttcctccagcatctttacaaggtcctgtgctgttgttgtgggattgatttgcactttttgcaccaaagtacgttcatctctaggagacagaacgcatctccttcctgagtggtatgacgcctgcgtggtcccatggtgtttatacttgcgtactattgtttctacagatgagcgaggtaccttcaggcgtttgtaaattgctcccaaggatgaaccagacttgtggaggtatactttttttttcctgaggtctcggctgatttatttagatttttccatgatgtcaagcaaagaggcactgagtttgaaggtatgccttgaaatacatctacaggtacacctccaattgactcaaatgatgtaaattagcctatcagaagtttctaaaggcatgacataattttctggaatttcccttTAATGGTCTAGTACAGAGTTTGAGGAgggcaagctgatcctagatctgtgcttaGGGCTATGGAAACTTCTACCTGGAGGTGAGGGGACACAGTAATAGTAgatctggtactgtgtgtgtaagagggagaaagagaaggggggaagagTAAGGAGGTGGATGTGTTAGTTGCAATTAGTGTGTAAGTGGTGTATATGTACTAGCATGTGGCATGCGTTATGGACAATGATTGGTTGAAGACCTATGTGTGCCTTTTTGCTTgagtcagactgtgtgtgtgtctgtgtggtgtggggggggggtaggttCAGGGTTACAGGTTAAGGTTCTGGAAAATAGGATTGTGAATGGATATTCATTTTAGGTCCCCATGAGGATGGAAGAACATAGTGTGTATTTAATAGCCGTTCCGCACTAATAGGATTTCTAGATTTCCCATCACCCCTCTTGATCTGCACAAATCCAGGGTACCGTCACTGTGACATCACAACATAGACAAGACAGTCTCAGCCTCTtaaaacacacacagggacacacacacacacacacacacacatgcaccctcCAAAC
This is a stretch of genomic DNA from Oncorhynchus clarkii lewisi isolate Uvic-CL-2024 unplaced genomic scaffold, UVic_Ocla_1.0 unplaced_contig_3348_pilon_pilon, whole genome shotgun sequence. It encodes these proteins:
- the LOC139401277 gene encoding dual specificity testis-specific protein kinase 1-like; the encoded protein is MGYNTSATLILNTVATQGCLVKRALCQEAVRLASRISERCVKKQCGWPPGYASVVSRTSAAGLQVKRALCQEAVRLASRISERCVQNHAALCLPLQVQHRITGQVMALKMNTLASNKANMLREVQLMNRLCHPNILGFLGVCVQEGQLHALTEYINGGNLEQLLDSDRYLSWSVRMCLSQDIACGLQYLHSKGIFHRDLTSKNCLVRCENGVFTAVVGDFGLAEKIPDYSDGVDQQPLAVVGSPYWMAPEVLRGELYDEKVDVFAYGIILCEIIARIEADPDFLPRTEDFGLDVDAFENLVGDCPTPFLNLAVLCCN